One genomic window of Streptomyces sp. NBC_01276 includes the following:
- a CDS encoding CCA tRNA nucleotidyltransferase, with translation MPNANEDNPSALSQVQRRAVSELLRVAPVADELGRRFQEAGFRLALVGGSVRDALLGRLGNDLDFTTDARPQDVLKIVRPWADSVWDVGIAFGTVGAQKDGFQIEVTTYRSEAYDRTSRKPEVSYGDSIEQDLVRRDFTVNAMALALPEQRFVDPHGGLEDLAAGVLRTPGTPEESFSDDPLRMLRAARFAAQLDFEVAPEVVAAMREMSDRIEIVSAERVQGELNKLLLSAHPRKGLGLLVDTGLADRVLPELPALRLERDEHHRHKDVYDHSLIVLEQAIALEEDGPDLVLRLAALLHDIGKPRTRRFESDGRVSFHHHEVVGAKMTKKRMTALKYSNDMVKDVSRLVELHLRFHGYGDGEWTDSAVRRYVRDAGPLLDRLHKLTRSDCTTRNKRKANALSRTYDGLEERIAQLQEQEQLDAIRPDLDGNEIQRVLEISPGPVVGKAYAFLLELRLENGPMGHEAAVVALKEWWDAQADPAAQG, from the coding sequence GTGCCGAACGCCAATGAAGACAACCCCAGTGCCCTGAGTCAGGTGCAGCGCCGCGCGGTCAGCGAACTGCTGCGGGTCGCCCCTGTCGCCGACGAGCTCGGCCGCCGTTTCCAGGAGGCGGGCTTCCGTCTCGCCCTGGTCGGCGGGTCCGTCCGCGACGCGCTGCTCGGGCGTCTCGGCAACGATCTCGACTTCACCACCGACGCCCGTCCCCAGGACGTACTGAAGATCGTCCGGCCGTGGGCCGACTCGGTATGGGACGTCGGCATCGCCTTCGGCACCGTCGGCGCGCAGAAGGACGGCTTCCAGATCGAGGTGACCACGTACCGCTCCGAGGCGTACGACCGCACCTCGCGCAAGCCCGAGGTCTCCTACGGCGACTCCATCGAGCAGGACCTGGTCCGACGCGACTTCACCGTCAACGCCATGGCCCTGGCCCTGCCGGAGCAGCGGTTCGTCGACCCGCACGGAGGCCTGGAGGACCTGGCCGCCGGCGTGCTGCGGACCCCGGGCACCCCGGAGGAGTCCTTCTCCGACGATCCGCTGCGCATGCTGCGCGCTGCCCGGTTCGCCGCGCAGCTGGACTTCGAGGTCGCCCCTGAGGTGGTGGCCGCCATGCGCGAGATGTCCGACCGGATCGAGATCGTCTCGGCGGAACGGGTGCAGGGCGAGCTGAACAAGCTGCTGCTGTCCGCGCACCCCCGCAAGGGCCTCGGCCTGCTCGTGGACACCGGCCTCGCGGACCGGGTACTCCCGGAGCTGCCCGCGCTGCGGCTGGAGAGGGACGAGCACCACCGGCACAAGGACGTCTACGACCACTCGCTGATCGTGCTGGAGCAGGCGATCGCGCTGGAGGAGGACGGTCCGGACCTCGTCCTGCGGCTGGCGGCCCTGCTCCACGACATCGGCAAGCCCCGGACCCGCCGCTTCGAGAGCGACGGCCGTGTTTCCTTCCACCACCACGAGGTGGTGGGCGCGAAGATGACCAAGAAGCGCATGACCGCGCTGAAGTACTCCAACGACATGGTCAAGGACGTGTCCCGGCTCGTGGAGCTGCACCTGCGCTTCCACGGCTACGGGGACGGGGAGTGGACGGACTCGGCGGTGCGCCGCTACGTGCGCGACGCGGGCCCGCTGCTGGACCGGCTGCACAAGCTGACCCGGTCGGACTGCACCACGCGCAACAAGCGCAAGGCCAACGCGCTGTCCCGGACCTACGACGGCCTGGAGGAGCGGATCGCGCAGCTCCAGGAGCAGGAGCAGCTCGACGCGATCCGCCCGGACCTGGACGGCAACGAGATCCAGCGGGTGCTGGAGATCAGCCCGGGACCGGTGGTGGGCAAGGCGTACGCGTTCCTGCTGGAGCTGCGGCTGGAGAACGGCCCGATGGGCCACGAAGCCGCCGTGGTGGCCCTCAAGGAGTGGTGGGACGCCCAGGCGGACCCGGCCGCTCAGGGCTGA